A region of Streptomyces sp. NBC_01267 DNA encodes the following proteins:
- a CDS encoding type III pantothenate kinase, with protein sequence MLLTIDVGNTHTVLGLFDGDEIVEHWRISTDARRTADELAVLLQGLMGMHPLLGDELGDGIEGIAVCSTVPSVLHELREVTRRYYGDVPAVLVEPGIKTGVPILMDNPKEVGADRIINAVAAVELYGGPAVVVDFGTATTFDAVSARGEYTGGVIAPGIEISVEALGVKGAQLRKIELARPRSVIGKNTVEAMQSGIIYGFAGQVDGVVTRMARELADDPEDVTVIATGGLAPMVLSEATVIDEHEPWLTLIGLRLVYERNVSRM encoded by the coding sequence ATGCTGCTCACCATCGACGTCGGCAACACCCACACCGTCCTCGGTCTCTTCGACGGCGACGAGATCGTCGAGCACTGGCGCATCTCCACGGACGCCCGCCGCACCGCCGACGAGCTGGCCGTACTCCTCCAGGGCCTGATGGGCATGCACCCCCTCCTCGGCGACGAGCTGGGCGACGGCATCGAGGGGATCGCGGTCTGCTCCACCGTCCCCTCCGTCCTGCACGAACTGCGCGAGGTGACCCGCCGGTACTACGGCGACGTCCCCGCGGTCCTCGTCGAGCCCGGCATCAAGACCGGCGTCCCGATCCTGATGGACAACCCGAAGGAGGTCGGCGCGGACCGCATCATCAACGCGGTCGCGGCCGTCGAGCTCTACGGCGGCCCGGCCGTCGTCGTCGACTTCGGTACGGCGACGACCTTCGACGCGGTGTCCGCGCGCGGCGAGTACACCGGCGGGGTGATCGCCCCCGGCATCGAGATCTCGGTCGAGGCGCTCGGTGTGAAGGGCGCCCAGCTCCGCAAGATCGAGCTGGCCCGCCCGCGCAGCGTGATCGGCAAGAACACCGTCGAGGCCATGCAGTCCGGCATCATCTACGGCTTCGCCGGACAGGTCGACGGCGTCGTGACCCGGATGGCCCGCGAGCTGGCCGACGATCCCGAGGACGTCACCGTCATCGCGACGGGCGGTCTCGCCCCGATGGTGCTCAGCGAGGCCACCGTCATCGACGAGCACGAGCCCTGGCTGACGCTGATCGGGCTGCGCCTGGTGTACGAGCGCAACGTCTCCCGCATGTGA